The Thalassotalea sp. HSM 43 genome window below encodes:
- a CDS encoding MBL fold metallo-hydrolase produces MTIAVAMKSHITIALLFVVSACASQPAIDVSEQTGAMQLESVLTKQNWMHGSVNCDDNTDPSQDVYKHNATTFIVRQNKCLNFEAPFMYILVGKEKILLLDTGALSDNSEFSFQQQITDIVGKDVLSDRELLVVHSHSHSDHYQGDSSLATLSNVHIVKPSASDVQQAFEFTNWPDGEKTIDLGDRKITVLPTPGHQEEAITVYDEHTKWLLTGDTLYPGYIYVKNWQSYRNSIAKLVTFANNHAVSAIMGAHIEMKQLPGEYYPIGATYQPNETQLDLSVQSMNNLNQQLQMYKEPTKIIFNDFIVEPMSGFQKTISNAARWITQ; encoded by the coding sequence ATGACAATTGCAGTTGCAATGAAGTCTCATATAACAATAGCGTTACTGTTTGTGGTATCCGCTTGTGCAAGCCAACCGGCCATTGATGTAAGCGAACAAACAGGAGCTATGCAGCTTGAATCAGTGCTCACGAAACAAAACTGGATGCACGGTTCAGTTAATTGTGACGACAATACAGACCCATCCCAAGACGTATATAAGCATAACGCGACAACATTTATTGTTCGTCAAAATAAATGCCTGAATTTCGAAGCCCCGTTTATGTATATTCTGGTCGGGAAGGAAAAGATCTTACTGCTAGATACTGGCGCGTTAAGCGATAATTCCGAGTTTTCTTTTCAACAACAAATTACTGATATTGTTGGCAAAGATGTATTATCCGATAGAGAGTTGCTGGTTGTGCATAGCCACAGTCACAGCGATCATTACCAAGGTGATTCGTCATTAGCGACGCTATCAAACGTTCATATTGTCAAACCGTCAGCCTCTGATGTGCAACAAGCTTTTGAGTTCACCAATTGGCCCGATGGCGAGAAAACCATTGATTTGGGCGATCGAAAAATAACTGTACTGCCGACACCTGGTCATCAGGAAGAGGCTATCACGGTATATGATGAGCACACAAAATGGTTGCTTACCGGTGATACTTTATATCCCGGTTATATCTACGTAAAAAACTGGCAATCGTATCGTAACAGCATTGCCAAACTGGTGACCTTTGCAAATAATCATGCGGTGTCAGCAATTATGGGCGCTCACATAGAAATGAAACAATTGCCTGGTGAGTATTATCCGATTGGCGCAACGTATCAGCCAAATGAAACACAACTTGATTTAAGTGTGCAGAGCATGAATAACTTGAACCAGCAATTACAGATGTATAAAGAACCGACTAAGATCATATTCAACGACTTTATTGTTGAGCCTATGAGTGGTTTTCAAAAAACGATCAGTAATGCGGCGAGATGGATAACGCAATAG
- a CDS encoding M28 family peptidase yields the protein MTITRLILWIVVALWVVLASFTVAEAKQVSSVVQHLNILASKEFAGRKADSDGYRKAQQYIFAALENDLPTFNHHFSFDYGFSEHVGQNIYAVKKGNVFADKFIVITAHYDHLGTKGGKVYYGADDNASGVSVLLELAHYFAHQYTRYSMVFLATDAEEKGMHGAKAFLNDAVIDPNQIVLNVNLDMLGYGKKQRELIIAGTKPFPFLKPIVNSANKSVPVPFRFQETVQSNVVSTKKQRIQLLRSSDHYPFYLQDIPFLMVTGENHHRYHTDKDKADKIDPMFFEKANNSVNRLVVALDQFLITI from the coding sequence GTGACAATAACGCGTCTTATTTTATGGATAGTGGTCGCTTTATGGGTGGTGCTCGCATCATTCACAGTGGCTGAAGCCAAACAAGTCTCGAGTGTCGTTCAGCATTTAAATATTTTAGCCTCAAAAGAATTTGCAGGACGAAAAGCCGATAGTGACGGCTATCGTAAGGCGCAACAGTATATATTTGCCGCTTTGGAAAACGACCTACCGACATTTAACCACCACTTCAGCTTTGATTATGGCTTTTCAGAACATGTTGGCCAAAACATCTATGCCGTTAAAAAAGGCAATGTGTTTGCCGATAAATTTATTGTTATCACTGCCCATTATGATCATTTAGGCACTAAAGGTGGCAAAGTATATTATGGCGCTGATGATAACGCCTCCGGCGTATCGGTACTGTTAGAGTTAGCACATTACTTTGCGCATCAATACACACGTTACTCCATGGTGTTTTTGGCTACAGACGCTGAAGAAAAGGGCATGCATGGCGCTAAGGCATTTTTAAATGATGCGGTAATAGATCCTAATCAAATCGTATTAAACGTTAATTTAGATATGCTTGGTTATGGTAAGAAGCAACGTGAATTAATTATTGCCGGTACAAAGCCTTTTCCGTTTTTAAAACCCATCGTCAATAGCGCCAATAAATCCGTGCCGGTGCCTTTTCGATTTCAAGAAACCGTTCAAAGTAATGTGGTTTCTACCAAAAAACAGCGCATACAATTATTACGCTCGAGTGATCATTATCCATTCTATTTACAAGACATTCCTTTTTTAATGGTTACCGGTGAAAATCATCACCGTTATCATACTGACAAGGACAAAGCCGATAAAATTGACCCTATGTTTTTTGAGAAAGCAAACAATAGCGTAAACAGGCTTGTCGTTGCTCTGGATCAGTTTTTAATTACCATCTAG
- a CDS encoding GNAT family N-acetyltransferase, which produces MTLNSYPPHIDVRLDDLRSQAIADFLQQHLDDMRSVSPPESKHALDLDGLRQQGVYFYTMWTDKQCSAKRGAGKQSEQGEKHQSENRLIGCGAFKLLSATDAEIKSMRIDNLYRGQGLAALMLEHIEAQAMQKGIKQLWLETGSMAFFAPARRLYLNKGFKECDPFADYTLDDNSIFMTKSL; this is translated from the coding sequence ATGACCTTGAATTCATACCCACCACACATTGATGTTCGTTTAGATGATTTACGTTCACAGGCTATTGCTGACTTTTTACAACAACATCTCGATGACATGCGCTCAGTATCACCGCCTGAAAGTAAGCATGCGTTAGACCTTGATGGTTTACGTCAACAAGGAGTTTATTTTTATACTATGTGGACTGATAAACAGTGTTCTGCAAAGCGGGGGGCTGGCAAACAGAGCGAGCAAGGTGAAAAACATCAGAGCGAGAATCGCTTGATTGGCTGTGGTGCCTTTAAACTATTATCAGCGACCGATGCTGAGATAAAATCGATGCGTATTGACAACCTTTATCGGGGACAAGGTTTAGCGGCCTTGATGTTAGAGCACATAGAAGCACAAGCGATGCAAAAGGGTATTAAACAGTTATGGCTTGAAACCGGTTCCATGGCGTTTTTTGCGCCTGCTAGACGCTTGTATTTAAACAAGGGCTTTAAAGAGTGTGATCCGTTTGCTGATTACACACTAGATGACAACAGCATCTTTATGACAAAGTCGCTATGA
- a CDS encoding serine hydrolase domain-containing protein gives MKTTTKKRILQFVLLVGTVISLYFVPWRLVKAWILPLPQTVQQQLNDAVEQGFDGVVVYIDQAGIPPQSFASGWHDRDSKTPAKTNALFKIASINKLYDAVAITKLVSDGRLSLDNTLADYFPELVGRIEHAKQITLRMMIQHRSGIPNFTDTDNFWAKPTDSSAEDYTDNLSLILDKPASFAPGKDYEYSNTNYLLLNQIMDKVLGYQNFQFIQQRILAPLALKNTFSSIKDVDLNDVMSGYHVGHPYDLKTEDRGMVATAEDVGIFIRALNDGSVFEGNEREIYSGLYEYEHTGWVPGYQSFATYHQEQDTVVIQFYSTTDSELLNWNLSQIINSRIVKIFNKQYGAN, from the coding sequence ATGAAAACTACCACCAAAAAACGAATTCTACAATTTGTGTTGTTGGTTGGTACCGTTATTTCTTTATATTTTGTGCCATGGCGTTTAGTTAAAGCTTGGATTTTACCTTTACCACAGACCGTTCAACAGCAATTAAATGATGCTGTAGAGCAGGGCTTTGATGGCGTTGTCGTCTATATTGACCAAGCAGGAATACCCCCTCAGTCGTTTGCATCAGGCTGGCACGATCGAGACAGTAAAACGCCTGCTAAAACAAACGCTCTGTTCAAAATCGCCAGTATAAATAAGCTCTACGATGCCGTCGCTATAACCAAATTGGTCAGTGATGGTCGACTATCTTTGGATAATACCCTTGCTGATTATTTTCCAGAGTTGGTTGGGAGGATAGAGCATGCTAAGCAAATTACGCTGCGCATGATGATTCAGCATCGCAGTGGTATCCCAAATTTTACAGACACAGATAATTTTTGGGCAAAGCCTACAGACAGCTCTGCAGAAGACTATACAGACAATCTGTCATTGATCTTAGATAAACCTGCCAGCTTTGCCCCTGGTAAAGACTACGAATACAGTAATACCAATTACCTGCTGCTAAATCAGATCATGGATAAGGTATTGGGGTATCAAAATTTTCAATTTATTCAGCAACGAATCTTAGCGCCTTTGGCCCTTAAGAATACCTTCAGCTCTATTAAAGACGTTGATTTAAACGATGTTATGAGTGGTTATCATGTAGGTCATCCTTATGATTTAAAAACTGAAGACCGTGGTATGGTTGCTACAGCTGAAGATGTTGGTATTTTCATTCGGGCACTAAATGATGGCTCGGTGTTTGAAGGCAACGAACGAGAGATTTACTCGGGCTTGTATGAATACGAACATACGGGTTGGGTTCCTGGGTATCAAAGTTTTGCAACCTATCACCAAGAGCAAGATACCGTGGTTATTCAATTTTACAGTACGACCGATTCTGAGTTACTTAATTGGAACTTATCGCAAATCATAAATAGCCGTATTGTGAAAATATTTAATAAGCAATATGGTGCAAATTGA
- a CDS encoding MipA/OmpV family protein produces the protein MKKLLLASLLVSGPTLAAGSGVVGSTADIPASHHADDSSGWQVSLGAGAVNAPEFDGVDDTETNAVPLIKVNYNHRFYIEFNKIGWWAWKPDDTGFSLGLVAQSRKGYDKGDGPIPNFEVDDTALAGIRARWINGRFAIHGAVLGSSESDSGGEAHITASYTFIASPKGTLSAMVQAETLSEDAVDYFYYAETDAGADSATNLSLGVIGTYNFSKKWTMIGGVKVTSLDDPISDAPGVTEDSSTKAVLGLMYNF, from the coding sequence ATGAAAAAACTTCTATTAGCGTCATTGCTCGTTTCAGGCCCTACTCTTGCCGCTGGTTCTGGTGTTGTAGGTAGCACCGCTGACATTCCTGCGTCTCACCATGCCGACGATTCTTCAGGTTGGCAAGTATCACTTGGTGCGGGTGCCGTTAATGCACCAGAATTTGACGGTGTGGATGATACAGAAACTAATGCGGTGCCACTTATCAAAGTTAACTACAATCATCGTTTTTATATCGAATTTAACAAAATTGGTTGGTGGGCATGGAAACCAGATGATACTGGTTTCAGTTTAGGTTTAGTTGCTCAGTCTCGTAAGGGTTACGACAAAGGTGACGGCCCTATTCCAAACTTTGAAGTTGACGATACAGCACTTGCTGGTATTCGTGCTCGATGGATTAACGGACGCTTTGCGATTCACGGTGCCGTATTAGGCTCGTCAGAAAGTGACAGTGGTGGCGAAGCGCACATTACCGCAAGTTACACCTTCATTGCCTCACCTAAAGGTACCTTATCAGCTATGGTTCAAGCCGAAACATTATCGGAAGATGCAGTAGATTATTTCTACTACGCAGAGACTGATGCGGGTGCTGACAGTGCCACAAACCTTTCATTAGGTGTTATTGGTACCTACAACTTTAGTAAAAAATGGACAATGATCGGTGGTGTTAAAGTGACATCGTTAGATGATCCTATCTCAGATGCACCAGGCGTTACGGAAGACTCTAGTACCAAAGCCGTACTGGGTTTGATGTACAACTTCTAA
- a CDS encoding paraquat-inducible protein A: MSTEIVTAKEKGMAQCKMCHLVFQYKPEHANYCPRCDSFVEQRINESIQKCWAWTICSMIAAIPANTFPIMTVLYFGKGQPDTILSGIILLLKFGMYPIAAIVFIASFIVPLAKIGGLFYLLYSLKYRTNLTKQQRTDLYRYIELLGKWSMLDVFVVSLMVTLVEIGNVIEINAGAGATAFGIMVVLTMFAAHSFDPRLLWDQEKPESQATKEEKSI, from the coding sequence ATGAGTACGGAGATAGTTACCGCAAAAGAAAAAGGCATGGCGCAATGCAAAATGTGTCATTTGGTTTTTCAATACAAACCTGAGCACGCCAATTATTGTCCCCGTTGCGACAGCTTTGTCGAACAACGTATTAATGAGTCGATTCAAAAATGTTGGGCGTGGACCATTTGTTCAATGATAGCTGCGATACCAGCCAATACCTTTCCAATAATGACTGTACTGTATTTCGGTAAAGGCCAGCCAGATACAATTTTGTCCGGTATTATCTTACTGCTTAAATTTGGCATGTATCCTATTGCCGCGATCGTTTTTATTGCCAGTTTCATCGTGCCTTTAGCTAAAATTGGTGGGCTGTTTTATTTGTTGTATTCTCTTAAATATCGAACCAATTTAACCAAGCAACAACGTACTGATTTATATCGATATATCGAGTTATTGGGGAAGTGGTCTATGCTTGATGTATTCGTTGTGTCTTTAATGGTGACCTTAGTCGAAATAGGTAATGTAATAGAAATCAATGCTGGGGCCGGTGCAACAGCGTTTGGCATCATGGTTGTGTTGACCATGTTTGCTGCACACAGTTTTGATCCTAGGCTGTTATGGGATCAAGAAAAGCCGGAATCTCAGGCAACAAAAGAAGAAAAATCGATATGA
- a CDS encoding colicin immunity domain-containing protein produces the protein MKSAYNKLLNKDKIQLAFAPWSLILANYILPVNRALAVQGYLSTMEDDFKSLVISFLKEQLTETEFMTSFIKLWNESRDSGALSGSDPVVTRILDRIFTSCDAFELNPEPPFEIGAIEFKAEVKDMAYLAWGL, from the coding sequence TTGAAAAGTGCATATAACAAGCTGTTAAACAAGGACAAAATACAGTTGGCTTTTGCTCCTTGGTCGCTTATTTTAGCCAACTATATTTTGCCTGTTAACAGGGCGTTAGCTGTACAAGGATACCTCTCGACTATGGAAGATGACTTCAAATCATTAGTTATAAGTTTTCTTAAAGAGCAGTTAACTGAAACTGAATTCATGACAAGTTTTATTAAATTGTGGAATGAAAGTCGAGATTCAGGTGCTCTAAGCGGTTCTGATCCTGTAGTAACTCGAATATTGGATCGTATATTTACTAGTTGCGATGCTTTTGAGCTAAACCCAGAACCACCATTTGAAATTGGTGCAATAGAATTTAAAGCTGAAGTTAAAGACATGGCCTATTTAGCCTGGGGTTTATAA
- a CDS encoding DUF4386 family protein, whose amino-acid sequence MNHLQKIAGVSSLLQAVIYISAFVFFGAFWNYPADADSVGQFAYLAENQVILSIVNLVMYVLFGILLAVLVLALHERLKVNSPILSQIAAIFGVIWVGLVIASGMIANIGLAAALELSVKDPDQAMTVWRAIYSVVEGLGGGNEVVGGLWVALLSVAALKGKELPKILNGFGLFVGMVGILTIYPADVLTEIFGISQIVWFCWLGTAMLKSRKS is encoded by the coding sequence GTGAATCATTTACAAAAAATAGCGGGTGTCTCATCTCTTTTACAGGCCGTTATTTACATATCAGCTTTCGTGTTTTTTGGTGCGTTCTGGAATTACCCGGCAGATGCTGATTCTGTCGGACAATTTGCTTATTTAGCAGAGAATCAAGTTATCCTGTCCATCGTAAACCTTGTCATGTACGTACTATTTGGCATTCTTTTGGCTGTATTGGTACTGGCACTGCATGAACGTTTAAAGGTGAATAGCCCGATCCTTTCTCAAATCGCAGCTATTTTTGGGGTTATTTGGGTGGGTTTAGTTATTGCCAGTGGCATGATTGCAAATATTGGTTTAGCTGCAGCCCTGGAGTTATCGGTTAAAGATCCTGACCAAGCGATGACAGTCTGGCGCGCTATCTACTCTGTCGTTGAAGGGCTAGGAGGTGGCAACGAAGTTGTTGGTGGTCTCTGGGTTGCGTTGCTAAGTGTTGCTGCTTTAAAGGGGAAAGAGCTTCCTAAAATACTCAACGGCTTTGGCCTTTTCGTTGGTATGGTTGGTATTCTCACGATTTACCCAGCTGATGTTCTCACAGAGATTTTTGGGATAAGCCAAATTGTATGGTTTTGTTGGTTGGGAACAGCCATGCTAAAAAGCCGTAAAAGCTAA
- a CDS encoding GNAT family N-acetyltransferase, which produces MSNHNIRKAVIGDLREIQSIARRTIDKCYRSFLGDGGVDWYINSGESDKELEKHLSNSFVLEQDTQLLGFSIVFDNFIHLMMIDEKFHRSGLGKLLLTFSEAELTRSGNSIIKLETFEGNTQAINFYLKNNWVISKKEADPEFGFVRVFFEKNVNP; this is translated from the coding sequence ATGAGTAATCATAATATTAGAAAAGCTGTTATTGGCGATTTACGTGAAATCCAATCTATAGCACGTAGAACAATAGATAAATGCTATCGTTCTTTTTTAGGAGATGGTGGTGTGGATTGGTATATCAATAGCGGAGAGTCAGATAAAGAGCTTGAAAAGCACTTATCAAATTCCTTTGTTTTAGAGCAAGATACACAGCTACTCGGTTTTTCTATTGTTTTCGACAATTTTATTCATCTTATGATGATTGACGAAAAGTTTCATCGTTCAGGTTTAGGAAAATTGTTACTTACATTTTCAGAAGCTGAATTAACTCGGTCTGGTAATTCAATCATAAAATTAGAAACTTTTGAGGGAAATACACAAGCAATTAATTTTTATTTAAAAAATAATTGGGTGATCAGTAAAAAAGAAGCAGATCCTGAATTTGGTTTTGTCCGAGTGTTTTTTGAAAAAAATGTAAACCCATAA
- a CDS encoding tetratricopeptide repeat protein, protein MYTKVIIVLSTILLTACAFNDDKVNDIEVAKLLNDQPFANYQTYQIESEKDIYALDQDMINFVHGSLMAEQDPFARSRKLLKKLFHSSPTDLRYMNGANLTAREAFHQNTANCLSLTILAYALAREAHLQIQFQEIEIPEYWIREGDFNLLTGHVNLKVVGDSHNGYRVVWGGKTTTIDFDPYVVKKHFPKDVIGRKRVTSMFYNNKGAQALVSGDYDLSYAYFKKSIEADKSFAPVWGNLGLLYKKVGYESHAEQAYLASVTLDGKNYNAWNNLAILVGEQGRSVEAAKIYRFIEKERRQNPYYYALLGDEAYHNGNYEESIRYYKRAKSMLDDQHEFYFGLSRSFYMMGDYELAEFYLSKAKKHAAYKDIKEQYQSKLKLLSKL, encoded by the coding sequence ATGTATACGAAAGTTATTATTGTTCTATCCACGATTTTATTAACGGCCTGTGCCTTTAACGATGACAAAGTTAACGACATCGAGGTAGCAAAGCTACTGAATGACCAACCCTTTGCGAATTACCAGACTTATCAAATTGAGTCAGAAAAAGATATCTATGCCTTAGATCAAGACATGATCAATTTTGTTCACGGCAGTTTAATGGCTGAACAAGATCCGTTTGCTCGTTCTAGAAAACTATTAAAAAAACTGTTTCACAGCTCTCCAACAGATTTACGCTACATGAATGGCGCCAATTTAACTGCCAGAGAAGCGTTTCATCAAAACACCGCTAATTGCTTATCATTAACTATTTTGGCCTATGCCTTGGCCAGAGAAGCGCATTTACAGATACAATTTCAAGAGATAGAGATACCCGAGTATTGGATCCGAGAAGGCGATTTCAACTTACTGACTGGGCACGTCAACCTTAAGGTCGTAGGAGATAGCCATAATGGCTACCGTGTGGTGTGGGGCGGTAAAACCACCACCATAGATTTTGACCCGTACGTTGTTAAAAAACATTTCCCTAAAGATGTCATCGGTCGCAAAAGAGTGACATCAATGTTCTACAACAACAAAGGCGCGCAAGCACTGGTTAGCGGTGACTATGACTTGTCTTATGCCTATTTTAAAAAATCCATTGAAGCAGATAAATCATTCGCGCCAGTGTGGGGCAACTTAGGCTTGTTATATAAGAAGGTTGGCTATGAGAGTCATGCAGAGCAAGCGTACTTGGCGTCCGTAACCTTAGATGGTAAAAATTACAATGCATGGAATAACCTAGCTATTTTGGTCGGTGAGCAAGGGCGTAGCGTTGAAGCCGCGAAAATTTATCGCTTTATTGAAAAGGAACGTCGCCAAAACCCATATTACTATGCACTGTTAGGTGATGAAGCCTATCATAATGGCAATTACGAAGAGTCTATTCGTTACTATAAACGCGCTAAATCGATGTTAGATGATCAGCATGAGTTTTATTTTGGCTTGTCTCGTTCGTTTTACATGATGGGTGATTATGAACTGGCTGAGTTTTATCTTTCAAAAGCTAAAAAACATGCGGCTTATAAAGACATCAAAGAGCAATATCAGAGCAAGTTAAAATTACTGAGTAAATTATAA
- a CDS encoding DUF1428 domain-containing protein, with amino-acid sequence MKYVDGFVLAVPSDKKQDYIKHVSDAADVFMEYGALSLVECWGDDVPEGQLTSFPMAVKCQPNETVCFSWVTWPSKSFRDEAMEKLMADPRLQPDVNPMPFDGNRMIFGSFNVVVER; translated from the coding sequence ATGAAGTATGTAGACGGTTTTGTTTTAGCGGTGCCAAGTGATAAAAAGCAAGATTATATAAAACATGTCAGTGACGCAGCGGATGTGTTTATGGAGTACGGTGCGCTTTCACTTGTTGAATGTTGGGGTGATGACGTGCCAGAAGGTCAGTTAACCTCGTTCCCGATGGCGGTAAAATGCCAACCAAATGAAACGGTATGTTTTTCTTGGGTTACTTGGCCCTCTAAATCATTTAGAGATGAGGCAATGGAAAAACTGATGGCAGATCCTAGATTGCAGCCTGATGTAAATCCAATGCCGTTCGATGGTAATCGCATGATTTTTGGCAGTTTTAATGTCGTGGTTGAACGCTAG
- a CDS encoding paraquat-inducible protein A, which yields MRQTQYACIECDALIQVTELEEGHVAKCPRCKHTIIERKHNPINSTLAICLAGLMLFIPATAYPLLSMKVLSVESSASLLSGIQALWQSELHIVAIFVFLFCILTPLVKLTAAMIVTLGFKFNQAHREWYRHFLVYYNHADSWEMLEVFLIGILVSIFKLKDMAELEYDLGLLCYCLLVLCVISLKVTLDKQLIWDQVR from the coding sequence ATGAGACAAACCCAATATGCATGCATAGAATGTGACGCGCTAATTCAGGTGACTGAATTGGAGGAGGGTCATGTTGCCAAATGCCCGCGGTGCAAGCATACCATTATCGAAAGAAAGCATAATCCAATAAACAGCACCTTAGCGATTTGCCTCGCTGGATTGATGCTTTTTATTCCCGCCACCGCCTACCCATTATTGTCGATGAAAGTGTTGTCTGTGGAAAGTTCTGCGAGCTTATTGAGCGGTATTCAAGCGCTATGGCAAAGTGAGCTGCATATCGTTGCAATATTTGTCTTTCTGTTTTGCATTTTAACGCCGTTGGTAAAATTAACGGCGGCTATGATCGTTACCCTAGGATTTAAGTTTAATCAGGCGCATCGAGAATGGTATCGGCATTTTTTAGTCTATTACAATCACGCTGACTCGTGGGAGATGCTCGAAGTTTTTCTGATTGGCATTTTGGTATCGATATTTAAGTTAAAAGATATGGCCGAATTAGAGTATGACTTAGGGCTGTTGTGTTATTGCTTACTGGTGCTGTGTGTTATTTCATTAAAAGTGACACTTGATAAACAACTTATTTGGGATCAAGTGCGATGA
- a CDS encoding phosphoribosyltransferase, producing MEKRFITAQELLEDSFRVAHQVYKDGFRPNFIVGIWRGGAPIGIAVQEYFDFRKVDTDHIAVRTSSYYGINQQAKEIRVHGLHYLVENANADDSLLIVDDVFDSGRSVVALIEQIQSLMRLNTPTDIRVATPWYKPQNSKVDLVPDYHVHTSDEWLVFPHELSGLTREEIEAGKSDVSNILDILYEDC from the coding sequence ATGGAAAAACGATTTATCACGGCTCAGGAATTACTAGAAGATTCCTTTCGCGTAGCACACCAAGTTTATAAAGACGGATTTCGTCCTAATTTTATCGTAGGTATTTGGCGCGGTGGTGCACCTATCGGTATTGCCGTGCAAGAGTATTTTGACTTTAGAAAAGTTGATACCGACCATATCGCCGTTCGCACGTCGTCATATTACGGCATTAACCAACAAGCAAAAGAGATTCGCGTGCATGGTTTGCATTACTTGGTTGAAAACGCCAATGCTGACGATTCATTGTTGATTGTAGATGACGTTTTTGATTCTGGACGCAGCGTGGTTGCCTTGATTGAGCAAATTCAATCACTGATGCGACTTAATACGCCAACCGACATTCGCGTAGCGACGCCTTGGTACAAGCCACAAAATAGCAAAGTAGATTTGGTACCAGATTATCATGTGCATACGTCTGACGAGTGGTTAGTGTTTCCGCATGAGTTGTCTGGATTGACTCGTGAAGAAATTGAAGCGGGTAAGTCAGACGTGAGTAATATTCTCGATATTCTTTATGAAGATTGTTAA
- a CDS encoding SMI1/KNR4 family protein, with amino-acid sequence MERVEFKPPSDIEISEAQQKLGFTFPNDYIDFIKSGYDLGNAPMEALEINNASSHLDIYSAIADAKKFYKLPDELLPICEDNSDYYCLNKSGQVVFWSHNGLTDEMWQNTKEWRNQMIAEALE; translated from the coding sequence ATGGAAAGGGTTGAGTTTAAACCACCAAGCGATATAGAAATTTCTGAGGCACAACAGAAATTAGGTTTTACGTTTCCAAACGATTATATCGACTTTATCAAATCTGGTTATGACCTTGGAAACGCTCCAATGGAAGCTCTAGAAATCAATAACGCTTCAAGTCACCTTGATATCTATTCCGCAATTGCGGATGCTAAAAAATTCTATAAACTTCCCGATGAATTGCTTCCAATTTGTGAAGACAACTCTGATTACTACTGCCTGAATAAATCAGGGCAAGTAGTCTTTTGGTCACATAATGGCTTAACTGATGAAATGTGGCAAAATACAAAAGAGTGGCGTAATCAAATGATTGCAGAGGCTTTAGAGTAA